In Ovis aries strain OAR_USU_Benz2616 breed Rambouillet chromosome 16, ARS-UI_Ramb_v3.0, whole genome shotgun sequence, one DNA window encodes the following:
- the IRX4 gene encoding iroquois-class homeodomain protein IRX-4 has protein sequence MSYPQFGYPYSSAPQFLMTTNSLSACCESGGRTLADSGPAASAPAPVYCPVYESRLLATARHELNSAAALGVYGGPYGGSQGYGNYVTYGSEASAFYSLNSFDSKDAPGSAHAGLAPAAAAYYPYEPALGQYPYDRYGSMDSGTRRKNATRETTSTLKAWLNEHRKNPYPTKGEKIMLAIITKMTLTQVSTWFANARRRLKKENKMTWPPRNKCADEKRPYAEGEEEEGGEEEGRGQPLKSTKAEEPVGKGKDLELSDLEDFDPLEGEPPECELKPPFQPLDGGLDRIPTGPEGPSAPGKEAPGALRLPLASGGGAALDQDLERARSCLRSAAAGPEQPAGAGSGPQACESKLGFAPSGASAGLEAKPRIWSLAHTATAAAATAFSQTEFPSCMLKRQGPPAGPAAPSSAPASSSPAAPAPAGALDRHQDSPVTSLRNWVDGVFHDPILRHSTLNQAWATAKSALLDRGPLGRSLGAGANVLTTPVARPFPPAAPPDAPAAGAAKDLLAVPKAGGKPFCA, from the exons ATGTCCTACCCGCAGTTTGGGTACCCCTACTCCTCGGCACCCCAG TTCCTGATGACCACCAACTCCCTGAGCGCGTGCTGCGAGTCCGGCGGCCGCACGCTGGCCGACTCCGGGCCAGCTGCCTCGGCCCCAGCGCCCGTCTACTGCCCGGTCTACGAGAGCCGGCTGCTGGCCACCGCGCGCCACGAGCTCAACTCGGCCGCGGCGCTGGGCGTCTACGGGGGCCCCTACGGCGGCTCGCAGGGCTACGGCAACTACGTGACCTACGGCTCCGAAGCGTCCGCCTTCTACTCGCTG AACAGCTTCGACTCCAAGGATGCGCCGGGATCTGCGCATGCGGGCCTCGCTCCCGCCGCTGCCGCCTACTACCCTTATGAGCCGGCGCTGGGCCAGTACCCGTATGACAG GTATGGGAGCATGGACAGCGGCACGCGGCGCAAGAACGCCACGCGCGAGACCACCAGCACGCTCAAGGCCTGGCTCAACGAGCACCGCAAGAACCCCTACCCCACCAAGGGCGAGAAGATCATGCTGGCCATCATCACCAAGATGACCCTCACGCAGGTCTCCACCTGGTTCGCCAACGCGCGCCGGCGCCTCAAGAAGGAGAACAAGATGACGTGGCCTCCGAGGAACAAGTGCGCAGATGAGAAGCGGCCCTACGCCGAGGGcgaggaggaagaagggggcgAGGAGGAAGGCCGGGGGCAGCCCCTCAAGAGCACCAAGGCTGAAG AGCCCGTCGGCAAAGGCAAGGACCTGGAGCTCAGCGACCTGGAGGActttgatcccctggagggagaacCCCCAGAGTGCGAGCTGAAGCCTCCCTTCCAGCCCCTGGACGGCGGTCTGGATCGCATTCCCACCGGGCCGGAAGGGCCCAGCGCCCCGGGGAAGGAGGCTCCGGGCGCCCTCCGGCTGCCCCTGGCCTCCGGGGGCGGGGCCGCTCTGGACCAAGACCTGGAGAGGGCCCGGAGCTGCCTCCGGAGCGCGGCGGCCGGGCCGGAGCAGCCGGCGGGCGCGGGGAGCGGCCCGCAGGCCTGCGAGTCCAAGCTGGGCTTCGCTCCCTCTGGGGCGTCGGCCGGCCTCGAGGCCAAGCCGCGCATCTGGTCCCTGGCACACACGGCCACCGCGGCCGCCGCCACCGCCTTCAGCCAGACTGAGTTTCCCTCGTGCATGCTCAAGCGCCAAGGGCCCCCCGCGGGCCCTGCGGCCCCCTCCTCGGCGCCCGCCTCCTCCTCGCCCGCGGCCCCGGCCCCCGCCGGTGCCCTGGACAGGCACCAGGACTCCCCGGTAACCAGTCTCAGAAACTGGGTAGACGGGGTCTTCCACGACCCCATCCTCAGGCACAGCACTTTGAACCAGGCCTGGGCTACAGCCAAGAGCGCGCTCCTGGACCGGGGGCCGCTGGGCCGCTCGCTGGGGGCGGGCGCCAACGTGCTGACCACGCCCGTGGCGCGCCCCTTCCCGCCCGCCGCGCCCCCAGACGCCCCCGCCGCCGGCGCCGCCAAGGACCTGCTGGCCGTGCCGAAGGCCGGCGGCAAGCCCTTCTGCGCCTAA